The sequence CTGCTGCGAGTACCGAGCAGGCTCAGGGGATCGAGCAGGTGAACAAGGCGATCAGCGAGATGGACGAGATCACTCAGCAGAACGGCGCGCTGGCCGAGGAAGCGACCAGTGCCAGTGAGGAACTCGCGACCAACGCGATCGGCATGAACCAGGTCCTGTCGTTCTTCACCTCGGGTGATAACGGCGGACACCACGAGATGAACACTCCGCCCACATCCCCCAGGCCGCTGGCTGCCGAGCCGAGTTCTCCGACTCGGTCAGCGCCGGTTCCCGAATCCTCCGGTCCCGATGGGTCCGACGAGGAGTGGGAAGAGTTCTGATGAACTGGCCGCTTTCGATTGAGCGGACCGCCTGAAGGAGTTCTGGTTTGGAGATGAGGGAGAGACTCGTGAGTCGGATCATTCCGATTGCCGCCGGAAAGGGTGGCGTCGGCAAGACCTTTCTTGCGGCGAACCTCTCTATCGCGCTTGCGGAAGCCGGGCACTCGGTGACCGCGGTGGACCTCGATCTCGGCGGATCGAATCTCCACAGTCATCTGGGGGTTTCGAATACTCACTCCGGAGTGGGTGACTTTCTCAAGGCGCGGAGCGTCGAGTTTTCCGATCTGCCGGTTCCCACGGGAATCGAAGGCTTGAGTCTGATCCCCGGTGATGGCAAGAGCGCGTTCATGGCAAATATTCCGTTCGCGCGAAAGAAGCGCCTGATCTCCCATCTGCTCAAGCTCGATTCGGAGTACATCGTTCTCGATCTAGGTGCGGGCGCTTCGTTCAATACGCTCGACTTCTTTGCGCTCTCGGATCACGGCCTGTTGGTCACGCAGCCGGAGTACCCGGCGTTGATGAATATGCTCTCGTTTCTGAAGCAATTCCTCTTGCGTCGCATCGAGCGGGAAACTCGCGAGCACGACGACGTGCGCGAGTTCATGGCCACCTATCACAAGCGATCCATCGAGGCCAACGAAACGTCCATCGCAGCTCTGCAGCAAGAGATCGGAACGATCGATCGCGAAGCAGGTGCGCGGGTCGAGGCGATCACGCGCCGTTACCGTCCGCGCATCGTGTTCAACATGGGCTATTCGTCCGATGAAATGGGCGTGGCGGCGAAAATCCAGGAGGCCGCCCGGGAGCATCTCTCTCTCGAACTGGACTTCTTCGGCTTCGTCTTTCACGACCGGTCCGTGCATCGAGCTATTGCCGAACGCCAGCCATTTCTGCCGAGCAAGCGAAAGAGCATTTCCGCTGCTGGGATTCTCCGCACTGCACAACGGATACGAACGTTCTGGGATCGATCCGTGAACGATAGTGCTCGAAGGGTGGAGGTCGATGCGCGCCGGACCCATGCGGCTTTCAGGCTGGCGCCGGCGCCCGGTCGCAAGATTCGCCGCGAGCCGTCTCAGCACGTATATGTGAAAGCTGAGTTCGCCAAGGATCGTTCCATCGCTCCGCCTGAGACAAATGACGGACCGAGGTTTCAGGCACGACACGATCACCAACGTCGTTCGAGTTCCAGTTAGGGCTCTGGCGACTCATCTTGAGAACACTCGATCCGAGGAGATAGATATGCATGCGAACGTTTTGAGAATAGCAATCGTAACCGGTCTGGCGCTTGCCTTCCTGGTTGGGATTCCAGACGCCGATGCCGGAGAGATCAAGTATGTGGGTTCTTCGACAGTCGGAAAGTTCATGAATGATGCGCAGTCCGCCTACACGGACAGCACGTTCTCTCTCAATACCAAGCCCGAGAGTGGGGGTGGTGAAAACGCTACCGCTGCAGGAAAGACCGATATTGGCGGTGTGGCGCGCGAAGTCAAGGAGCAGATCCTTGCCAAGGGCGTCAACAAATACCTGATCGGACACGACGCGATTGGTGTTCTCGTGAACTCCAAGAACCCCGTTTCCGATCTCTCGACGGCCCAGCTCAAGGACATCTTCACCGGCCAGGTCCACAACTGGAGTCAGGTGGGTGGCAAGGACATGGCCATCACCGTATACGTTACGAATACGCAATCGGCGACTCGCAAGGTATTTGCAAAGAAGGTCCTTGGCGGCGCTGACTACGGCGGTCCCCGGATCAAGACGATTCGTCCGGACCCCGCGATCGCCGCCAAGGTGGCCGACGATGAAGGCGGAATCGGCCAGTTGAGTTTCGCGCTCATGGGAAATTCGAGCGGGATCAAACTAATCAATCCCGACGGCCAGACCGCTTCGGTCGACAACTCCGCGTACCCGATCACTCGGCCACTCTATCTGATCACCAAGGGTGAGCCTCAGGGTGAGGTACGGTTGTTCATTCGCTGGGCGCTGTCTGATGCAGGCCAGACTGTGTTGAAGAACAGCTTTGTCGGCGCAGGTACACCGGCAAACCTGGCGCCGTAGAGTACGAGTCATTTCGGGGGGGGCGTGCCTACCACAGCGCTGGCGGCTGAGTTCTCCGACTGCAGCTCCGTTTCAGTCAGCGTTGGTTCCGGAATGCTCCGGTCCCGATGGGTCCGACGAGGAGTGGGAAGAGTTCTGATACGGACGTCGGTTCCGCTCCTGAGCTCTGCGGATCTCGCGAAGAATGCAGCGGATCGCGTTGCAGCTTCAGGGAGCGAAGTCGAGTCAGGTGAGAGATCCCGGCAGGACAGGCCTCTTCACAAGCTCCACAAAGAGAGCAGTCGGCGAGTGCCGCGTCTTCGATGCTACGGGCTCGTTCGTCGCTGCGCTGGGCTATCACGATGCTCTGAGGCGAGAGAGGGGTCCCGTCCTCTGTCGGCGGGCAGGCGGAATCGCAGCGACCGCAACCACTGCACGCATCCAGTTGCAGTCGCAGAAGCCAGGGGAGCACATCGGTCGCATTCCCTTCGACGTTTTCACTTTCGCGTACCTGGCCAATCAGTACGGCGAGAGGGGCAACCAGAATGTGCCGCAAGCGAGTGAACGGGAGCAGCGCCAGGAATCCCGAAATCATGACCACGTGAATACTCCGCCAGGAGGCGTAAGCCGGTTCAAAACCCATCCCGGTCAGAAGCCATGAAGCGGCGTGACCGCTCAGGGCGATCGGTTCCGCCTCCAGTGGTTGGCCCGAAAGGCGAGCGCCCACGGTGAAGATACCGGTGAGCGGGATCGCAAATAGCAAGGCCAGGATCAACCGATCTCCCGGAAGATCCAGTGTGAGCCGCTCCCAGCGTTTGACGTAACGGCGGTGTATCGCCATTGCGCAGCCTGCGACCAGAGCCAGGGTTCCCGCTTCTCGCGCCAGGAGAGCAGCGCCATGCAGGTCTGCAGGCTCGAAGATCCGGAAATTGAAGAGCCCGGGCAGAAGCTCGAGCGAGGAAATACCGAGCCCGGCACAGCCCCAGAAGATCAGTCCGTGCATGAGCGGAGCGCGCCATCCACCGCTGCGGAAGGGTCGCTGAAGCACGACGCGTTCCAGGAAGGAACGCGCCCGCGTACGAATCGGAGACCGAGGTCCCGTCTCTTTTCCGGAGAACCAGTGGTGTAGCCGGAAGCCGTAGCCGATGGCGCAGATGGCGGCGCCCAGTTCGAGAAGCAAAGTGTCCGGGTTCAATTCTCAGCTCCGCAGGCTCGCCTTCGCTGGCTGGGGGGCACGCCTGCGTCTTGGGCTCAGCAGTGGTTTTCCGCCCAGGCTCGCGATCGGCTCACCCTCTTGATCGAGAATCCGAGCGCGGCCGAGAGGATTCCAGGAACCCACCAGCAGATTTCCGTCGGGCAAGAAGCTGATCTGGCTGATGGCGTGGGCAGGCTTCGGCTGAAGTAACCGGCTCTGCGAACTCTCCGGATCCCAGAGCACGATGGTGCCGTCGTAGTATCCGGCGGCAATCGAGTGTCCGTCGTTCGACCAGGTGACCGTCTTGATCGAGCACGGGTGATCTTCGAATCGAGCCAGCACCTCACCATTGGCGGAGTCATGGATACGCACACTATGGTCGCGCGATGCGCTGGCGAAGACGCGCTGATCGGGGGAAAGAGCGACTGCGTTGATGATGGTGTTGGCGACGCGGAAGATCTCGACTGACCCGTCGGCGTGACTGCGGTGAATCGTACCGTCGCGCCCACCGCTGAGGTAGGTCCCATCTGCCCCGCGACACAGCGCCTTTGCCGATCCGTGGTGAAGCGTCAGCACACCGAGGAGCTGGCCCGTAGCCACATTCCAGCGCAGGACTGCGCCGGAGTAGGTCGCACAGACCAACTCGCTTCCGTCCTCCGAGAATGTGAGTGCGCAAACGATGTCTCGGAGGCCGCGGATATGGCTGGTGAGTTCCCAGCTATCGCACGAGTGGATGGCCACGGAGCCGTCCCAGGCGCCAATTGCGAGCAGCTCGCCAGATGGACAGAATTCGGCCACCAGTGGCGCGCCCTCGTGAGCCCGAAGACTCGCAACTCGTCGGTTGTTCGAACGCTCGACGATCTCCGTGGATCCGTTGTCACTACTCAGAGCGACCCAGCGCGCGTCTGAGGACAGGGCAGCGGCGTTGAGTCCCTGGGTCGGCTTTTCGATCAGCTCGCGTGTTCCGCGCTTCGCATCCCAGACGACGGGAGCACCTGCGAATGAACCCGTGAGATAGCGTCCAGTGTCACCGATTTCATCGATGAATCGGCTCCACATATTCGGGTAGTAGGTCTTTCTCAGTATTCGCCCTGTTTCGGCGTCGAATTCGCGCAGATGGTGATCGTAGCTTGCGGTGCAGATCCGCCTGCCATCGCGACTCCAGCAAACGGCCTTCACCGCGGCATCGTGGTGGGAAAGAGTCAGAAGGAGTTGGCCCGATTCCGCATCGTAGACGCGGGCCCGTCCTTCCATCGAAGAACAGGCTATGCGACTGCCATCGGGAGAAAACGGAGCGTGGTCACACCAATCGGATGCG comes from bacterium and encodes:
- a CDS encoding MinD/ParA family protein, with the protein product MSRIIPIAAGKGGVGKTFLAANLSIALAEAGHSVTAVDLDLGGSNLHSHLGVSNTHSGVGDFLKARSVEFSDLPVPTGIEGLSLIPGDGKSAFMANIPFARKKRLISHLLKLDSEYIVLDLGAGASFNTLDFFALSDHGLLVTQPEYPALMNMLSFLKQFLLRRIERETREHDDVREFMATYHKRSIEANETSIAALQQEIGTIDREAGARVEAITRRYRPRIVFNMGYSSDEMGVAAKIQEAAREHLSLELDFFGFVFHDRSVHRAIAERQPFLPSKRKSISAAGILRTAQRIRTFWDRSVNDSARRVEVDARRTHAAFRLAPAPGRKIRREPSQHVYVKAEFAKDRSIAPPETNDGPRFQARHDHQRRSSSS
- a CDS encoding phosphate ABC transporter substrate-binding protein, whose amino-acid sequence is MHANVLRIAIVTGLALAFLVGIPDADAGEIKYVGSSTVGKFMNDAQSAYTDSTFSLNTKPESGGGENATAAGKTDIGGVAREVKEQILAKGVNKYLIGHDAIGVLVNSKNPVSDLSTAQLKDIFTGQVHNWSQVGGKDMAITVYVTNTQSATRKVFAKKVLGGADYGGPRIKTIRPDPAIAAKVADDEGGIGQLSFALMGNSSGIKLINPDGQTASVDNSAYPITRPLYLITKGEPQGEVRLFIRWALSDAGQTVLKNSFVGAGTPANLAP
- a CDS encoding 4Fe-4S dicluster domain-containing protein; protein product: MNPDTLLLELGAAICAIGYGFRLHHWFSGKETGPRSPIRTRARSFLERVVLQRPFRSGGWRAPLMHGLIFWGCAGLGISSLELLPGLFNFRIFEPADLHGAALLAREAGTLALVAGCAMAIHRRYVKRWERLTLDLPGDRLILALLFAIPLTGIFTVGARLSGQPLEAEPIALSGHAASWLLTGMGFEPAYASWRSIHVVMISGFLALLPFTRLRHILVAPLAVLIGQVRESENVEGNATDVLPWLLRLQLDACSGCGRCDSACPPTEDGTPLSPQSIVIAQRSDERARSIEDAALADCSLCGACEEACPAGISHLTRLRSLKLQRDPLHSSRDPQSSGAEPTSVSELFPLLVGPIGTGAFRNQR
- a CDS encoding PQQ-binding-like beta-propeller repeat protein, with amino-acid sequence MRSQPISASPGHDAPLSCTASDASGRQIATGSYDATIRIWDPDSAEQLRSIRATSLVNGIVFSPDGLQIASGECDYIAYIREISTGREIRAFRGHEDDVNSVAWSPDGNFLATASFDDTARIWDVSNGECLLRLTNHTDDVNGVHWSPDGKRISTASDDRTVRIWDAHSGEERLVLDDASDWCDHAPFSPDGSRIACSSMEGRARVYDAESGQLLLTLSHHDAAVKAVCWSRDGRRICTASYDHHLREFDAETGRILRKTYYPNMWSRFIDEIGDTGRYLTGSFAGAPVVWDAKRGTRELIEKPTQGLNAAALSSDARWVALSSDNGSTEIVERSNNRRVASLRAHEGAPLVAEFCPSGELLAIGAWDGSVAIHSCDSWELTSHIRGLRDIVCALTFSEDGSELVCATYSGAVLRWNVATGQLLGVLTLHHGSAKALCRGADGTYLSGGRDGTIHRSHADGSVEIFRVANTIINAVALSPDQRVFASASRDHSVRIHDSANGEVLARFEDHPCSIKTVTWSNDGHSIAAGYYDGTIVLWDPESSQSRLLQPKPAHAISQISFLPDGNLLVGSWNPLGRARILDQEGEPIASLGGKPLLSPRRRRAPQPAKASLRS